A segment of the Lactobacillus sp. ESL0700 genome:
TAACGCTGTCAATCGAATGATTGATGATGGTGTGCAAGGGGTTTCCTTTGTTGCTGCAAATACTGATGTTCAAGCACTTAACAGCAATAAAGCAGAAACCAAAATTCAGTTAGGGCCTAAATTGACCAGGGGATTGGGTGCTGGTTCGCATCCAGAAGTTGGTCAAAAGGCAGCTGAAGAAAGTGAACAAACAATTGAGGATGCCCTTAAAGGTGCTGATATGATCTTTATCACTGCCGGAATGGGTGGTGGTACTGGTACTGGTGCTGCTCCAATCGTTGCCAAAATTGCTCGCGAAACTGGCGCTTTGACTGTTGGGGTAGTAACCCGCCCGTTCACTTTTGAAGGCCCTAAACGTTCTAAAAACGCAACTGAAGGTATTGCCCAATTAAAGCAGTATGTTGATACATTAGTTATTATTGCTAATAATCGCTTGCTTGAAATGGTTGACAAAAAGACACCGATGATGGACGCCTTTAAAGAAGCTGACAATGTCTTAAAACAAGGTGTTCAAGGTATTTCCGATTTGATTACCTCAACTGACTATGTTAACTTGGACTTCGCTGACGTTAAGACAGTGATGGCTAACCAAGGTGCTGCTTTGATGGGAATTGGCCGTGCTAGTGGCGAAAACAGAACGGTTGAAGCTACTAAATTGGCGATTTCCTCACCACTACTTGAGGTTTCAATTGATGGTGCTAAGCAAGTACTGCTCAACATCACTGGTGGCCCAGACTTAACATTGTTTGAAGCTCAGGATGCTTCTGAAATTGTGTCTAAGGCAGCTGGCGATGATGTTAACATTATCTTTGGTACGTCGATTAACCCTAACTTGGGTGACGAAGTTGTCGTAACTGTTATTGCAACTGGGATTAGTTCGCAAGCTGAAGAAGAAGCTTCTAAGCAGCTTCCGGGTCGCAGTCACCAAGTTAAAGCACAACAGTCAAGTGATATTACTCGTGAAAAGGCAGAGCCGCAAAACCAACAAGTAATGAATCATGAACAAACTGCTGAGCAAACACAAGTTAAATCTGCACCAAAGCATGAACCAATGGTTGATCCAACTAGTGTTTGGGGCTTGAATAATGACAGTCACGAAGCAAGACGGTCAACACCAAACATTAGCCAAAATGATGGTTTTAATTCATTTGACGATGATGATCAGAGCAGTATTTCACAAATTGAAACTAGTGCCCAAGATGATGATACTGATGATATTCCATTTTTTAGGCACCGTGGTGAGAACTAATAGGAGGCAAAAAAATTGGCTTTTAGTAAAATAGGTAAATTTTTCGGCATTTCTGATGAAGACGATGACATGCTTGATGGTGAAGAATATCTCGATGATCAAGAAATTGACAACGACACTATTCCAGCCAATACGATTGATCATGATAAGGTGGTTTCAATTAAGTCAGGGATGAATGCTGCTAAAAGTAAAATTGTCCTGTATGAACCACGAGTCTATTCTGATGCTAAGGATGTTGCCCAAAATTTGCTGAATAACAAGGCAGTGATCATTAATTTTAGTAGAATGGAAGATACATCTGCTAGACGAATTGTTGATTTTATCACAGGAACGGTGTATGCCCTTAATGGTGAAATTCAACGCATTGGTGACAAAATATTTTTGGCAACACCGCCTAAGTTTGTCACTAATGGGAAAATTAGTGAATTAGTTGATAAGAAAGATAACTTAAGTTAATGCTCACAATAATTTCTTATATTTTAAGTGCAGTCAACTGGCTGATTTGGCTTTACAGCATTATTATGGTGATTGATGCAATCTTGAGTTGGGTACCGTTTTTGCGGGATTCAGCTGTTGGCAGAATTCTTAATCGCATAATTGATCCTTACCTGAATATTTTTCGTAAGGGGCCAGTGCAAAGATTATCTTACGCAACGGGATTAGATTTATCTTTCCTATTGGGATTATTAGTTCTTTACTTTGTGCAGGATTATGCTCTTAATTGGTTAGCTAACATTCTCTTTCGGGTGCTAGGCTAATGATGAAAAGACAGGCAAGCAGCTTTTACCCACACTTTGATTCAGAAGAAAAGTCGACTGTTGACAAAATGGTCGGCTTTTTTAATCAGGTTATTTTTAAGCACGAGGCAATTCTAACGGACTTTTTAGACCCAGCACAAAGGGACATTTTAAAAACGGTCGCTGGTGGTGACTTGCTGGTGCAGGAATTTGGTGGCTACACTGATGCGGAGAAAAAGCGCGTTTATTTAAGTGAGGATTGGGTTAATTTAATGCCCGCGGATTATCAGGTAACGGCTTGTGAAATTTATTATCCTAGTAAATTTACCCAGTTAACTCATAGTTCAATTTTAGGAACATTGGCTAATTCCGGTGTTGAGACAGATACCTTCGGGGATATTATTACTGATGGCGCTGGCAAATGGCAGTTTTTTATAAAAACTGAACTGCTCGATTTTTTTACGCAGCAGATTGACCGCATTGGTCACACGCAGGTTAAAGTGCGTTCAGTTTTACCAAAAGAAATTTTAGTGCCAGAAGATGATAGTCAAATTGTTCCGCTAATTGTTGCTTCGCTTAGAATTGACGCGGTTTTAGCTGGGATTAGCAAGAACAGTCGCGGGCAATTAAAAGACGCAATTAATGCTAATTTAGTAAAATTAAATTGGCATGGAGTGAAAGATTCTAATATAATAGTAAAAGTAGGTGATGTTCTCAGCTTAAGGCACTTTGGAAGAAGTCAAATTATGGACATTACAACAACTAAAAAAGGTAAATATAGGGTGGTGCTAAAACTGTGGCAGACAAAAAAACACAAGCAAAAAGATTAACGCCAATGGACATTCACAATCAAGAATTTAAAAAGCGTGGACTTAACGGTTATGATCGTCGAGAAGTCGACAGTTTTTTAGATCAGGTTGTTGATGATTATGGTGATGCGTTAGATCAAACGGTTGATTTAAAAAATAATATTGTTAGCTTAAAGGATCAAGTTGCAAAATTGCAAACGCAGATTAACCAATATCAGCAGACTAAAGAAGATGCTGAGCAGGCAGTTGTTCGCGCGCAAGAGCAAGCACAAAAAATTATTCAGAACGCGACGCAACAAGCAGCAATTAATACTGATTACGAAAAGCAGCAACAAAAAACCATTAATAATGATTATGAACGGCTAAAGAAAGAAATAGCTGGTTATCGCAATCATCTTCAAGATTTGCTGCAAACGGCGATTGATAATTTAAGTGATGAAAAATGGCAAAAGGCGCTCGATAAATATTTTTCAACGGAACGCTTTTACCCGCCAGATGGCTCAGAACCAATAACTTTGGTCGATGATGACGAAGATATGGATGACGATGAAGAGCTAGATGAGCTTGACAATGATGATGAAGATGACGTAAACTTTGAGGAAGACATTGAAGAGGATCAGGATCCTGATGATCCGGACCGCCCCCAGCCAATGACTGGTGATAGTCCGAGTCATGAAACTGTTAATCAGCAAACGTCTAATCTATCAGATAATGGATCTGGACCAACAATTGTTTTTCCAGATGATTATAAAGATCATAATTAATAATAGACTGACAGTAAAACTTGCAGGCAATTCAGCGAATTAGCGCTGGTGGGAGGCTAATGTAAGAGCCCAATAGTTGATCAGCTGCCTTATTTGGTCTATTTACGTCGATTGCACGATACGCAATACATAAGTGGAGCTTAATAGCTCAATTTAGGTGGTACCACGATGATAAACCTCGCCCTAATTTAGGACGAGGTCTTTTTTTTACAGAAAGGAATCTAACAATGAGAGTAAAAGATACACTCAATTTGGGTAAGACCAAATTTAAGATGCGGGGAAATCTTCCAGTTCGCGAAGCTCAATGGCAAAAAGAATGGGAAGAAAACAAATTATATGAACAAAGATTGAAGTTAAATGAGGGCAAGCCTCGTTTTGACTTACATGATGGCCCGCCATTTGCCAATGGTAATATTCACATGGGTCACGCAATGAACAAGGTTTCGAAAGATATTATTGTTCGTTATAAGAATATGGACGGCTATTATGCACCATACGTTCCAGGTTGGGATACTCACGGTTTGCCAATTGAACAACAATTAGCTAAGCAGGGAATTGACCGCAAGACAATGGATCGGGCAGAATACCGTAAGCTTTGTGAAGAATTTGCTAGAAAAGAAATTAAAAAGCAAATGGAAGACTTCAAGCGCCTAGGTGTTATGGGCGATTGGGATCACCCGTATATTACGCTGCAGCCTGAATATGAAGCCGAAGAAATTCGCGTCTTTGGTAAAATGTACGAAAAAGGTTACATTTACAAGGGTAAGAAGCCAGTTTACTGGTCACCATCAAGTGAATCAACCTTGGCTGAAGCCGAAGTGGAATATCACGATATTAAATCACCATCAATTTATGTTGCCTTTCCAGTTAAAGACGGTAAAGGAATCTTAGATAGTAAAGATACTTATTTCTTAATCTGGACCACGACACCATGGACAATCCCAACTAACCAAGGAATTACAGTTAATCCAAAATTTGATTATTCTGTTGTTCAAGTTGGTGCTAAGCGTTATGTTGTTGGTACTGACCGCTTAGAAGCTGTTGCTAAGGATCTTGACTGGACTGATTACCAAGTTGTTCAACACATGCAGGGAACTGATATGGACCGCATGGTAGCCAAGCACCCATTGTATGACCAAGATTCCTTGTTGATGAATGCACTTCACGTTACATCTAGTGATGGTACTGGTTTAGTCCATACTGCTTCTGGCTTTGGTGAAGATGACTATAACGTTGCGCAAAAATATGGCTTGCCAGTGTTCAGTCCAATGGATAACAAGGGTTGCTTTACTTCTGAAATTCCTGATCCTGACTTAGTAGGGATGTTCTATAATGACGCTAATAAAGTTGTTAGTGAAAAGCTAAAGAAATCTGGCAATTTACTTAAGTTAAGTTTCTTTACGCACTCATACCCACACGACTGGCGGACTAAGAAGCCAGTTATTTATCGGGCAACGACTCAATGGTTTGCTTCAATTAAAAAGTGCCGTGAACAAATTCTTGAACAAATCGATCAAGTTAACTTCACACCATCTTGGGGTAAGTTGCGTCTGCACAACATGATCAAGGATCGTGGTGACTGGGTAATTTCACGTCAACGGGCGTGGGGTGTTCCATTACCAATTTTCTACGCTGAAGACGATACACCAATTGTTACTCCAGAAACGATTGAACATGTTGCCCAAATCTTTGCCAAGGAAGGTTCAAATGCATGGTACACGCACACTGCTAAAGAATTGCTTCCAGAAGGATTTACTTCAGAACATTCACCAAATGGCGAATTTAGAAAAGAAACCGACATTTTGGATGTTTGGTTTGACTCTGGGTCATCACACCAAGCAGTGATGGCTTACCGTAAAGATTTGCGCTTCCCAGCTGACCTCTACCTTGAAGGTAGTGACCAATATCGTGGTTGGTTTAACTCAAGCTTAATTACTGCTGTTGCAGCAACTGGTCAAGCACCTTACAAGGGAATTTTATCGCAAGGATTTGTTCTTGATGATAAGGGTCATAAGATGTCGAAGTCTTTGGGTAACGTAATTTCACCTAATGATGTAATTAAGCAAATGGGTGCTGAAATCATTCGTCTGTGGGTTGCTTCAGTTGATACAACTTCCGATGTTGCTGTTTCTCAAGATATTTTGCGTCAAACTTCTGAAAGTTACCGTAAAATTAGAAACACATTCCGTTACATGCTTGCTAATACTAGCGACTTTGATCCAAGTAATAATCGTGTGGCTTACAAGGATATGAATTCAATTGACCAGTACATGGAAGTTAGATTGAATGACTTGGTTAAGGAATGTCTTGACAGTTACGACAGATATGATTTTAATAATGTTTATAAGAAGGTCTTTGCCTTTATTTCTAACGATTTGTCAGCCTTTTATCTGGACTTTGCCAAAGATGTTTTGTACATTGAGAGTGAAGATGGTCTTGCAAGAAGATCAATGCAAACAGTGATTTATGATGCTGCCGTTAAGTTGGCCAAAATTTTAACACCGATTTTGCCGCACACAATGGAAGAAATCTGGTCATTCTTAAAAGAGCCAGAAGACTACATTCAACTTGCAAATATGCCAGAGGTTGAGGACTTTGCCAACCGTGAAGAATTGCTCGATAACTGGAAACACTTTATGCATCTGCGCGATGATGTTTTAAAGGCACTGGAAGAAGCACGGGATAAGAAGCTAATTGGTAAGTCATTTGAAGCTGCCGTTACTATTTATCCAACTGAAGAAACTAAGACAGTTCTTAATGAATTAGATGCTAACTTCAGACAGATTCTGATTGTTTCTAAGTTGACAATTGCTGATGGCGAAGCACCAGCAGAAGCTGAGCAATTGCCAAATGCCGCAATTGTTGTTGAACATGCAGCAGGAGAGGTTTGTCCACGTTGCCGGATGATCAAGACAGATATTGGTAATGATGCTGACTTGCCTTTGCTCTGTGCACGGTGTGCAGCAATTGTTAAAGAAGACCATCCTGAAGCAGTTCAAGAAGGATTAGAAGAATAATGCGTTTAGGAACAGTAAAACAATTTGATCATGACAGCAGTTTTGGCTTTATTGAGGATGACGAAAACCATAAATCGTACTTTGTATTTTATACAGCGATTAAAGAAGAGGGCTACCGCCGTCTTCAAGTCGGCCAAAAGGTTAAGTACCAACTTGCGCAAGGCAAAAACGGTTTACAATGTGTCAATGTGTATTTAGCTGATACGCAAGAAAGTGAGTAAATGGATTTAATAGAAACTGAAATTTCTTCAAAGCAAATTTTTAAGGGGCGAATTGTCGATCTCGCTGTTAGAACAATTAAATTACCTAACGGCGCTAGTGCAACTCGCGAAGTAGTCAATCATCAACCAGCCGCAGCTGTGATTGCAGTTAATAGCAAGCAAGAGATGTTGCTAGTTGAACAATGGCGTGAACCAATTAAAGAATTGACGTTGGAGATTCCAGCTGGGTTAATCGATGAAACTGACGCAAGTCCACTTGACGCGATGAAGCGTGAACTCAACGAAGAGGGCGGCTATCGTGCTGATTATTGGGAAAAAGTTGCTGAATTTTATTCATCACCCGGTTTTACTAATGAAAAATTGCATTTATTTTATTGTGATACATTAACTAAGTTAACTGACAAACGACCGCTTGATACTGACGAATTTTTAACCAGTCACTGGTATAATTTGGCTGATTTGAAGCAGCTGTCTGCTCAAGGTAAAATTGTTGATGCTAAAACCTTGTATGCAATGAGCGTGTGGGAAAACATGCTGCTAACAGGCGAAAAAGCAAAGGAATAATATGACTGAGAAACGATCCGATTACCGCAAACAAATTAAACGTAAAAAGAATAGTGGTCTTTTACATACAATTAAGTCAGCATTCGATGATAGCGATGAAACAGTTGATGTTAACCCTGACTTTATGCGTGAGCCTGAAGAAAAAGAGCAAGTAGCGTCAAAACATGCTGCAAGATCTAAGCGTGAAAAGCAGCATCATGATACTCGTGAGTCTAGTGCGCGAACTAGTGCAAAGGCAGGCAAAAAGCAGGATACTGACAAGGCCTTGCTCTTAAAGAAAAAGCTGAATCGAGCAATTTTGATTGTAATTGTTTTAATTGTTCTGGTATTATTGGCATTGTTTCATTTATAAAGATAAAATTTTATTTGAGGACTAAGATGAAGATAGCAATTATTGTCCCAATGGCAATTGAGGCAGAATATTATCGTAAAAACTTTCACTCAGGTAACAAGGAAATGTTCGGATCAACCGTATTCGAGCATTTTTGCGTTAAAGACAATGATATATATTTGGGCCTGAGTGGAATCGGCAAGGTGCAAGCGGCAATGAACTTGTCTAGTTTATTAAGCAAGATTGAGATTGATTTAATCTTGATGACTGGGACTGCTGGGTCACTGGCTGCTGATGTTCACAGAGAAGACTTGCTGCTAGCTGATTCGTTTACTTATCATGATGCGCATAATACCCTGGCTGGCGATTATGTGGAAGGGCAAATTCCGGGAGAACCAGCAGAATTTAAGCTGGATTCTCCTGCTAGAGAAGATTTTAAACGTTTCTTAACTGAGGAAAATGTGCCATTTAAAGAAGGGTTAATCGTTACTGGGGATGCCTTTATTGGCTCTGATGTTCAAAAGAAGACGATTAAGCAGAAATTCCCTAATGCCTTGGCTGTAGAGATGGAAGGTGCTGCTTTTGCGCAGGTTGCCTACCACTTCAATAAGCCGCTGATTGCTTTGCGGGCAATTTCCGACAATGGCAATGACGATGCTAACGAAGATTTTGACAAATTTGCCCAAAAGGTTGGTGCTAAAGCCGCTGAACTGATTTGTGCTTATTTAAAGAAGATGAATTAAATGCAAGAAATTTATTTAGATAATGCGGCGACCACGCCAATGTCACCGCAAGTTATTGATGTCATGACCAGCGAAATGAAGAACGACTTTGGTAATGCATCAAGTACTTACGAATTGGGCCGTAAGGCGCGACACGCAATTGATCATGCGCGCAGCCAAATTGCTGCAGCAATTAATGCCGATGATAATGAAATTATTTTTACTTCCGGTGGCTCGGAGAGCAATAATACTGCTATCTTTGGCGTTGCCCACAGTCGCAAAGAGATTGGTAAGCAAATTATCACGACTAAGATTGAGCATCCGTCGGTTTTGAATCCAATGCGTCAGTTAGAGCGTGAGGGTTACGAAGTGACATACCTCAATGTTGATGAGACCGGGCATATTTCACTTGATGACCTTAAAAACGCCTTGACACCAGAAACGATTTTAGTATCAGTCATGGCCGTTAATAATGAAGTTGGTAGCATTAATCCGCTGGCAGAAATTGGCGCAATTGTCGCGGATAGTAACGCTTATTTCCATGTTGATGCGGTTCAGGGTCTTGGTAATATTGACCTTGATGTTAAGAAAATGCAGATTGATTTATTATCAACTTCAGCTCATAAAATTAATGGCCCGAAGTTTTTAGGCTTTTTATACGAAAACAAGCAAATTAATTTACCACCACTAGTTTTAGGTGGTGAGCAGGAAACTAAACGTCGGGCTGGTACTGAAAATGTGCCGGGAATTGCTGGCTTTGGTGAGGCCGTTAGTGAAATTGCCGCGATTGATAAGACTGCTTTGCAGGCCAAGTATTCGCATTGGCAAGAGATGATTTTGCAGGCACTTGACGAGGGCCATGTTCAGTATGAAGTTAATGGCGGCCGCGGTGAGCACGTATCACATCATGTTCTTAATCTGCATATCGTGGGTGTCAGCACGACGATTTTACAGGCAAACCTTGATTTGGCAGGCTTTGCCGTCTCTGGTGGTTCTGCTTGTACGGCTGGTTCTCTTGAGCCTTCGCATGTTTTGATGGCTTGTTTTGGTAAAAAGTCTCCGCGAGTTAATGAGTCAATCCGAATTTCTTTTGGGCGGTATAATACGGACGAAGAAGTGGCTGCTTTTGCACAAGAATTATGCAAAATTGCCCATAAGGTACAAAAGTGATTGCTTTTTCTAGCAAGTTAACTTATTATAAGTAAGTGAGGTAAAATTATGGCAAATACAGTTATAATTAATGGCGACCAGCGTAAATTTACACTAAGTCCCGATTTAAAACTTTATGCGTTGATTGATGCCGGTTTTGTCAAAACCGTTAAGGGCAATTTCAATTATGAGCATCCACTTTATAATGATTCTCCTTATGATGCACCAACTAAACTTAAAATGACAATTAACAAGGACATGACGCGGTTAACAATGGTGGTAACCGATCGCAGTGGCTTGCAAAAGGTAAATATTTTTAAGAACAAGCAATTAGCGCAAACTGTAGAACTGTTAGACTATATTTTAAAAGATCTCGAAGAACGTAAAATTATTGTTCCAGTAAAGGATTGATGAAAGTTGACTGAAAAGAAGACAAGAGTCGTTGTTGGCATGAGTGGCGGCGTTGATTCATCTGTGTCTGCTCTTTTATTGAAGGAGCAGGGCTATGATGTGATTGGCGTCTTTATGAAAAACTGGGATGACACTGACGATGCCGGTGTTTGTACAGTAACTGAAGATTACGATGATGTTAAAAAAGTAGCAGATCAAATCGGCATTCCATATTACTCAATTAATTTTGAAAAGGAATATTGGCACCGTGTATTTGAGTACTTTTTAAGTGAATATAAAAAGGGTAGAACACCTAATCCAGACATTATGTGTAATAGTCAAATCAAATTCAAATCATTTTTGGAATTTGCATTGAACTTAGATGCCGATTATATTGCAATGGGTCATTATGCTAAAACCGTCACGGACGAAAACGGCGTCACGCACATGATGCGGCCAAAAGATGGCAATAAGGACCAAACTTACTTTTTAAGTCAACTAAGTCAAGAACAAATTAGCAAGGTGATTTTTCCACTAGCTAATTTGACAAAACCGCAGGTACGCGAAATCGCAATTAAGGCAGGATTAGCAACTGCTAAAAAGAAGGATTCGACTGGGATTTGTTTTATTGGTGAACGTAATTTCCGTAAATTCTTAAGCGAATTTTTACCAGCCAAGTCAGGTAAGATGGTTACCGCAGATGGCAAGGTTGTTGGCGAGCATGCCGGCTTAATGTATTACACAATTGGTCAGCGGTCAGGCTTGGGTCTTGGCTCAACCAAGGAGTCAACTGATCCGTGGTTTGTTGTTGGTAAGGACTTAGCAAAGAATGAATTAATTGTTGAACAGGGTTACGATAGTGAACTGCTGTATGCTACTAAATTAGAAGCTAGCGGCATGTCATTCTTTACTGGTCAGCCAGACCATGATTTCAAAATTCATTGTAGCGCCAAGTTCCGCTACCGCCAGTGTGATGTTGGCGTGACGGTTGAATATCACGCAGAACAAAACACTGCTACAGTATACTTTGATGAGCCGGCTCGCGCAGTAACACCCGGTCAGGCACTCGTCCTTTACAACGGTGAGGAATGCCTCGGTGGTGGGAATATTGATGCCGCATACCAGGAAGAGAAGCAATTACAATTAGTTTAATTTGATCTAAAAAAGGAAAGCATAATTTGCTTTTCTTTTTTTGTTTTGCTCTCATTAAATGATAAACTAGACAAGTAACAGCAATAGAAAAGAGATAAAATTACTGATGCAGATTTATTTTGTACGGCATGGAAAAACAGAGTGGAATCTTGAAGAACGGTTTCAAGGAGGACATGGGGACTCCCCGCTATTGTCGCAAAGTTTAATTGATATTAAAAAGTTGGGTCAGCACCTAAAAAATACTAAATTTAGGGCAATTTATGCTAGTCCGCTAAAGCGGGCCTTTGATACGGCGCAAGGAATTGATGATGCAATGAATGCTGAATTACCGGTGATTATTGATGAACGCCTGCGTGAATTTAACTTAGGTAAAATGGAAGGCATGCAATTTAAGGCAGCCGAACAAAAGTATCCTACACAAGTTGATGACTTGTGGCATCATCCTGAGCGCTATGAGGGGCATCAGATTAGTGGTGAAAATTACCCTGAAGTGATTGCTCGTGGTCAAAGTTTTGCCCGTGAAGTTGCGCAGAAATTTTCTAATCCAGATGATAAAGTTTTGGCAGTTAGTCATGGTGCTGCTTTGTCAGCAATTATGGGTGG
Coding sequences within it:
- a CDS encoding histidine phosphatase family protein, with the protein product MQIYFVRHGKTEWNLEERFQGGHGDSPLLSQSLIDIKKLGQHLKNTKFRAIYASPLKRAFDTAQGIDDAMNAELPVIIDERLREFNLGKMEGMQFKAAEQKYPTQVDDLWHHPERYEGHQISGENYPEVIARGQSFAREVAQKFSNPDDKVLAVSHGAALSAIMGGLLGFSLKNLRQKGGLNNTSLTILSTDDQGQTWHSLIWNETDFLDRKLSETDAL